From the candidate division WOR-3 bacterium genome, the window ATTTTTAGTTTTTTTATCTCTAAATTATCTGCCCATGCTTTTTTTGAAGGAACAGGGTCGACGCTTAAACCGAGAGGCGTTACCCCAAGCGACATGAATCTTTCGTGGTTTAAATCCAGATCCTTCATTTGTTCTGAACACACAGAAGTCCATGCGAGGGGATGAAATGACAGCAAAACGGTTCTTATACCGAAAGACGATAATCCAACGTCTTCGCCGTTTTGGTCTTTTAAAATGAAAGACGGCGCTTGTGAGCTCACTCCTATCATTTTTTTCTCCTTTCTTGC encodes:
- a CDS encoding redoxin domain-containing protein; translated protein: MIGVSSQAPSFILKDQNGEDVGLSSFGIRTVLLSFHPLAWTSVCSEQMKDLDLNHERFMSLGVTPLGLSVDPVPSKKAWADNLEIKKLKILSDFWPHGKIADEYGVFRFKNGFSERANIIVSSEGIVVFAKLYEIKQLPDIEEIFAFIENNRVN